The Medicago truncatula cultivar Jemalong A17 chromosome 4, MtrunA17r5.0-ANR, whole genome shotgun sequence genome includes a region encoding these proteins:
- the LOC11412966 gene encoding probable hydroxyacylglutathione hydrolase 2, chloroplastic isoform X1 — translation MTDIKERSVLCALPDVRQICFRKGLLYGFSRVFSIPLKTLRGASRSLRVDQFCSVVNISSSLMIELVPCLRDNYAYILYDVDTGTVGVVDPSEAAPVIDALTKKNLNLTYILNTHHHHDHTNGNTELKERYGAKVIGSDVDKERIPGIDIYLSDGDKWMFAGHEVQIMATPGVTQGHISFYFPGSAAIFTGDTLFSLSCGKIYEGTPEQMLSSLKKITSLSDDTSIYCGHEYTLDNSKFALSIDPQNKELQSYASHVAQLRNKGLPTVPTTLKMEKACNPFLRTWSMEIRRKLKVAASADDAEALGVIRQAEDNF, via the exons ATGACCGATATTAAG GAAAGAAGTGTGCTTTGTGCATTGCCAGATGTGAGACAAATTTGCTTCAGAAAAGGTCTTCTATATGGATTTTCGCGAGTATTTTCTATACCATTGAAAACACTGCGTGGAGCCAGTCGGTCATTGAGGGTAGATCAGTTTTGCAGTGTAGTGAATATTTCCTCCTCGTTAATGATTGAATTG GTTCCGTGCCTAAGAGACAATTATgcatatattttatatgatgtgGATACAGGGACCGTCGGTGTTGTTGATCCTTCTGAAGCTGCGCCAGTCATAGAtgctttgaccaagaaaaatCTAAATTTAACTTACATACTGAATACACACCACCATCACGATCACACTAATGGAAACACAGAGTTGAAAGAAAGGTACGGGGCAAAG GTAATTGGATCTGATGTAGACAAGGAAAGAATTCCTGGTATTGATATCTATTTGAGTGATGGTGATAAGTGGATGTTTGCTGGTCATGAGGTGCAAATAATGGCCACTCCTGGTGTCACTCAAG GCCATATAAGCTTCTACTTTCCAGGATCTGCGGCAATTTTTACAGGAGACACCCTGTTCAGCTTATCTTGTGGCAAGATCTATGAAGGAACACCGGAACAG ATGTTGTCTTCTCTCAAAAAGATCACGTCGTTGTCAGATGATACAAGTATATATTGCGGTCATGAATATACAttg GATAATTCAAAGTTTGCATTGTCCATAGATCCTCAAAACAAGGAACTTCAATCCTATGCTTCACATGTAGCTCAGCTTAGAAATAAAGGCTTGCCCACG GTTCCAACTACACTGAAGATGGAAAAGGCTTGCAATCCATTCCTTCGCACCTGGAGCATGGAAATCCGGCGAAAACTAAAAGTTGCAGCCTCAGCGGATGACGCTGAAGCCCTGGGTGTCATTCGACAAGCAGAGgataatttttag
- the LOC11412966 gene encoding hydroxyacylglutathione hydrolase 2, mitochondrial isoform X2: MIELVPCLRDNYAYILYDVDTGTVGVVDPSEAAPVIDALTKKNLNLTYILNTHHHHDHTNGNTELKERYGAKVIGSDVDKERIPGIDIYLSDGDKWMFAGHEVQIMATPGVTQGHISFYFPGSAAIFTGDTLFSLSCGKIYEGTPEQMLSSLKKITSLSDDTSIYCGHEYTLDNSKFALSIDPQNKELQSYASHVAQLRNKGLPTVPTTLKMEKACNPFLRTWSMEIRRKLKVAASADDAEALGVIRQAEDNF; encoded by the exons ATGATTGAATTG GTTCCGTGCCTAAGAGACAATTATgcatatattttatatgatgtgGATACAGGGACCGTCGGTGTTGTTGATCCTTCTGAAGCTGCGCCAGTCATAGAtgctttgaccaagaaaaatCTAAATTTAACTTACATACTGAATACACACCACCATCACGATCACACTAATGGAAACACAGAGTTGAAAGAAAGGTACGGGGCAAAG GTAATTGGATCTGATGTAGACAAGGAAAGAATTCCTGGTATTGATATCTATTTGAGTGATGGTGATAAGTGGATGTTTGCTGGTCATGAGGTGCAAATAATGGCCACTCCTGGTGTCACTCAAG GCCATATAAGCTTCTACTTTCCAGGATCTGCGGCAATTTTTACAGGAGACACCCTGTTCAGCTTATCTTGTGGCAAGATCTATGAAGGAACACCGGAACAG ATGTTGTCTTCTCTCAAAAAGATCACGTCGTTGTCAGATGATACAAGTATATATTGCGGTCATGAATATACAttg GATAATTCAAAGTTTGCATTGTCCATAGATCCTCAAAACAAGGAACTTCAATCCTATGCTTCACATGTAGCTCAGCTTAGAAATAAAGGCTTGCCCACG GTTCCAACTACACTGAAGATGGAAAAGGCTTGCAATCCATTCCTTCGCACCTGGAGCATGGAAATCCGGCGAAAACTAAAAGTTGCAGCCTCAGCGGATGACGCTGAAGCCCTGGGTGTCATTCGACAAGCAGAGgataatttttag